Proteins from a genomic interval of Lolium perenne isolate Kyuss_39 chromosome 1, Kyuss_2.0, whole genome shotgun sequence:
- the LOC127340497 gene encoding uncharacterized protein — protein sequence MAAIRCSGAGRMLLRRAPGLLRQAALVSEQGVLHRQPIRALAPSSNRYISNYSGGLLDFEKKRLATDLMKERSPDNEIENLDELLNLMSFKYACSDQHKIQAGAARNAIQDKKLELVSLLLRPDSGDEYKNKMKELVDVARRHRESLVLECVPVFFFSLPLPT from the exons ATGGCGGCGATCCGATGTTCTGGTGCTGgccgtatgctcctccgtcgtgcTCCGGGTCTCCTCCGGCAAGCAGCCCTCGTCAGCGAGCAGGGAGTGCTCCATCGTCAGCCCATCCGCGCCCTGGCGCCGTCCTCCAACAGATACATAAGCAACTACTCGGGCGGCCTCCTG GACTTCGAGAAGAAGCGGTTAGCGACAGATCTGATGAAGGAGCGTAGCCCCGACAACGAGATTGAGAATCTGGACGAGCTGCTCAACCTCATGTCGTTCAAGTATGCCTGCAGCGACCAACATAAAAT CCAAGCAGGAGCGGCAAGGAACGCCATACAGGACAAGAAGCTTGAGCTGGTTTCACTGCTACTGCgacccgacagcggcgacgagtaCAAGAACAAGATGAAGGAACTCGTTGACGTTGCTCGTCGCCACCGAGAATCCCTCGTCCTAGAGTGCGTACCCGTCTTTTTTTTTTCCCTACCTCTACCTAC ATAG